One stretch of Psilocybe cubensis strain MGC-MH-2018 chromosome 6, whole genome shotgun sequence DNA includes these proteins:
- a CDS encoding Cytochrome P450 monooxygenase COX2, with translation MPLSDSTISLLLAVLPISGIIFALYNQYQIWLKSPIRGLPYPPGPPLLLGNANHAVQSRPWLTYTEWAKQYGDIIYLNIYGEHTVILNNLEDVMELFEQRSRIYSSRQSNPYTELMGWQFNSGLLPYGDLWRRHRKLLQQCFRRKISTQYEPIQTAKTHNLLNDLLRTPSDFIEHCKKNSSAMIMSILYGQDISDEISAQFVSVAEETVTALGKCLRPGKHMVSYFPILRYLPAWFPGADFQRRAAEVKKLTCKMKDEPVDFVGKGLLHGTASASLVADLLENCYVQREYDLIKDVAATSFAAGAETSAAAMESFLLAMSLFPEAQKKAQAEIDRVIGKERLPTTDDRPFLPYIEAVYRELMRWAPILPLNTDHTTTADDIYKGYYIPKGTVVYANTWALTRNEEKYPNPDIFNPDRFFTETGHLNDDDTVLTFGFGRRICPGRHMASTTVWLAIVSILANFDIKGKGTNNKDQKFTSIGEMFTDNFISRPVPFECDIVPRKNAALLASK, from the exons ATGCCTCTCTCAGATTCCACCATATCTCTGCTTCTTGCAGTGCTACCAATAAGCGGCATTATATTTGCGCTTTACAATCAGTATCAAATTTGGCTTAAATCCCCGATCCGTGGTTTGCCCTACCCTCCAGGTCCTCCATTACTCTTAGGAAATGCGAATCATGCTGTACAATCTCGACCCTGGCTGACATACACTGAGTGGGCGAAACAGTATG GGGATATCATATATCTTAACATCTATGGAGAACACACCGTCATTCTGAACAATCTCGAAGATGTTATGGAGTTATTTGAACAGAGATCACGAATATATTCCAGCCGCCAGAGTAACCCATATACAGAGCT CATGGGTTGGCAATTTAATTCAGGACTTCTGCCGTATGGCGACTTGTGGCGTCGTCATAGGAAACTGCTCCAACAGTGTTTCCGACGAAAAATATCGACACAATACGAGCCTATCCAAACAGCAAAGACGCACAATCTACTAAACGACCTTCTCCGGACACCTTCTGATTTTATAGAGCATTGTAAAAA AAACTCTTCTGCAATGATCATGTCCATCTTGTACGGGCAGGACATCAGCGATGAAATCAGTGCCCAATTTGTTTCAGTAGCTGAAGAAACCGTCACGGCATTGGGGAAGTGCCTCCGACCAGGCAAACACATGGTCTCATATTTTCCAATACTTCGATATCTTCCTGCCTGGTTTCCTGGCGCTGACTTCCAAAGACGAGCTGCGGAAGTCAAGAAGCTCACGTGTAAGATGAAGGATGAACCAGTAGACTTTGTCGGTAAGGGCCTT CTTCATGGTACGGCCTCAGCATCATTGGTGGCAGATTTGTTAGAGAATTGCTACGTTCAGAGGGAATACGACCTCATCAAGGACGTTGCCGCCACTTCATTTGCTG CTGGAGCAGAGACG TCTGCAGCCGCAATGGAGTCATTCCTTCTGGCGATGAGCCTCTTCCCTGAAGCACAAAAGAAAGCACAAGCTGAAATCGACAGAGTAATTGGCAAAGAACGACTTCCAACAACGGATGATCGCCCTTTTTTACCATACATTGAGGCTGTATATCGGGAGTTAATGAGATGGGCACCAATATTGCCACTCAATACTGACCATACAACAACTGCAGATGATATATACAAGGGCTATTACATTCCAAAAG GCACTGTGGTGTATGCCAATACCTG GGCATTGACACGGAACGAAGAAAAATACCCTAATCCGGATATATTCAACCCTGATCGCTTTTTTACTGAAACAGGCCATttgaatgatgatgatactGTCCTTACTTTTGGCTTTGGTCGTCG TATCTGCCCAGGTCGTCATATGGCTTCTACCACC GTATGGCTTGCCATCGTGTCCATTTTGGCAAACTTCGAcatcaaaggcaaaggtACCAATAACAAAGATCAAAAGTTCACTTCAATCGGAGAGATGTTCACTGACAACTTTATTTC TCGCCCTGTTCCATTCGAATGCGATATCGTACCACGAAAAAATGCCGCCCTTCTGGCCAGTAAATAG
- a CDS encoding hypothetical protein (Uncharacterized protein R665) → MASLFKLNTISGCQQFVDSQPPNVIADQILQDQRSCRDGDVPSLVVHCLPPHTDQIALSIGDKSIPISVARKRFSSIVSMIKSHMNNLSRSSGNVTPPHMIPSDEEYKATLKVLSYLQLPDVGLADSSTPLEHVLESIKTQLQLGPCVREAIMEQRCRSIKRCYMCCYAVSSVHPFYQSLCLPCGEFNITSWSLSLPTNLQLAGKTALVTGGRINLGYHTALRLLRCGANVVVSSRYPMDAEKRYLQEHDSNDWLTRLKIVGADFRAASDVFALVNAVIACLKEWNTKNKPKLDILINNAAQTLTDSVDKERKNVQREAELSEGTSRVVSLNTRYQPRVRGGVVGQHIQSVTDIPNIAPMSEQTNSKTTIASQTSLESSWIQRISEIPYEDVISAHSVNTFVPFILVRELLPYMSANSLNDEDEEVLKSTKHKPTGYIVNVSSREGIFEKTPGHRAKDGSHVHTNMSKAALNMITETEATTAWKNGRVAMNTVDPGYMSADPIYMEMVGRAGTPCPIGWEDGAGRDLWPVAKGEKGEIIRGRFLKHFAEINVFR, encoded by the coding sequence ATGGCCTCATTATTCAAGTTGAATACCATCTCAGGTTGCCAACAATTTGTCGACAGCCAGCCACCCAACGTAATTGCAGATCAAATTCTCCAAGACCAACGTTCTTGCCGGGATGGTGATGTACCGTCTTTGGTAGTCCACTGCCTTCCTCCGCACACCGATCAAATTGCGCTTTCCATAGGAGACAAATCTATACCCATATCCGTTGCGCGCAAACGGTTTTCCAGCATTGTTTCAATGATTAAATCGCACATGAATAATCTTTCGCGATCATCTGGGAATGTTACACCTCCCCACATGATTCCATCTGATGAAGAATACAAAGCCACACTCAAAGTTTTATCCTATCTCCAATTGCCAGACGTGGGACTAGCGGACTCTTCGACACCTCTGGAACATGTACTAGAAAGTATCAAAACCCAACTGCAGCTCGGCCCATGTGTGCGTGAGGCTATCATGGAGCAACGTTGTAGATCTATCAAACGTTGCTATATGTGCTGCTATGCTGTTTCTTCAGTCCACCCTTTCTACCAGTCTTTGTGCCTACCCTGTGGAGAATTCAATATCACTTCTTGGTCTCTATCTCTTCCCACAAATCTTCAGCTAGCCGGGAAAACCGCCTTAGTCACTGGTGGAAGGATCAATTTGGGATATCATACTGCACTGAGGCTACTCCGTTGTGGGGCAAATGTCGTGGTATCATCCCGATACCCTATGGATGCAGAAAAACGATACCTACAAGAGCATGATTCGAACGACTGGTTGACCAGGTTGAAAATTGTTGGTGCTGACTTCCGGGCAGCCAGTGATGTTTTTGCTCTTGTCAACGCCGTCATCGCATGTTTAAAAGAATGgaatacaaaaaataaacCCAAGCTCGATATTCTCATCAATAATGCTGCTCAAACCTTAACAGACAGTGTAGACAAAGAACGTAAAAACGTGCAAAGAGAAGCCGAGCTATCTGAAGGAACATCACGAGTCGTCTCTCTAAATACACGGTATCAGCCGCGTGTCAGAGGTGGTGTCGTCGGCCAGCATATTCAATCTGTTACAGATATTCCAAATATTGCGCCAATGAGCGAACAGACAAATTCAAAGACAACTATTGCCTCCCAGACCAGCTTAGAGTCATCATGGATACAACGCATATCGGAAATTCCATACGAAGACGTCATCTCCGCACACAGCGTCAACACATTTGTACCTTTCATCCTAGTTCGCGAACTGCTTCCATATATGTCTGCTAACAGCTTAaatgacgaagacgaagaggttTTAAAATCCACCAAACACAAGCCTACCGGCTATATCGTCAACGTCTCCTCTCGCGAAGGAATCTTTGAAAAGACACCTGGGCATCGCGCGAAAGATGGCAGCCACGTCCACACCAACATGTCCAAGGCCGCCCTCAACATGATTACAGAGACGGAAGCTACGACAGCTTGGAAGAACGGTCGTGTCGCCATGAACACAGTGGATCCTGGCTACATGAGTGCAGACCCCATATATATGGAAATGGTTGGTAGAGCTGGTACCCCCTGCCCCATTGGATGGGAAGATGGCGCGGGGAGAGATTTATGGCCTGTGGCCAAAGGAGAGAAAGGGGAAATAATTCGAGGACGGTTCCTAAAACACTTCGCTGAGATAAATGTGTTTCGCTGA
- a CDS encoding Dipeptidyl-peptidase 5: MRFPFALLGLSTQVPVQLPLTTHKVMSNPTQEYKFKEAEDIFSPKDLIQLGRPGAAVANHEADLAFVPFSQFSFEDNKNKKSVYVVSLDLSKPKSIQIPLEKGGDTFWLSSRTLANAIGGDLQTEVYAYDISIDASVSDNHVKEPVLIGTIPSKTASNFKYNSQTGNLVFSAYVYPDGNLSTVAEQDKAWEERGNSAYVYDDTYVRHWDEWQGKKGPQLFSVQLQKGADGVWSLNDDFKSPLQGTKHYSPVEPFGGTDDFDVSTTHIVYTTKDPKLPEAWHTKQDVFIVPISGGEKPTELTSGKQGATHSPVFNTQGTKVAWLELDRDGHESDRHKIVIYDLEKQVRFTITQEWDRSASALSFSKDDDFLYFTAGDEAKVKIFAIPVPPTPSESTTHPKLDKSITPVAITHAKAASGLQTLPGGKVLFSQSSFTSPNDAYIASGLKSFETALLAGDRTAADTEIKIHKITGFTEEDLKNKNLDKGEEFWFKGALDKDVQGWALKPKGWQAGDKKKWPGLLLIHGGPESAWEDQWSTRWNPNIFAQQGYFVLMINPTGSTTFGQEFTDAIAGDWGGKPFVDLIKGWNHALKTFPEIDPDRAVAAGASWGGYAINWIQSNPEFGFNFKALVCHDGVFDAAYNGFSTDELFFFNHEWKGRPWDPESIALAKKYNPANFVHKWSTPQLTFHGSKDFRIPETEGIAAFHTLQQLGVPSRLVIFPDENHWVLNHGNSLKWHYEVLRWFDKFVGDN; encoded by the exons ATGAGGTTCCCTTTCGCTCTCTTGGGTCTTTCGACTCAAGTTCCAGTTCAACTTCCTCTGACCACCCATAAAGTCATGTCCAACCCGACTCAGGAATATAAATTCAAGGAGGCAGAGGATATCTTTTCTCCGAAAGATCTG ATCCAACTAGGCCGTCCAGGAGCTGCAGTAGCGAACCATGAAGCAGATCTTGCGTTCGTTCCCTTCAGTCAATTTTCCTTCGAAGACAACAA GAACAAGAAGTCTGTCTATGTCGTCTCTCTTGACCTATCTAAGCCGAAATCCATTCAAATACCG TTAGAGAAGGGAGGAGACACTTTCTGGCTCTCGTCGCGTACACTCGCAAACGCAATCGGAGGTGATTTACAAACCGAGGTTTACGCGTACGACATCTCCATCGACGCGTCGGTCAGCGACAATCATGTCAAGGAGCCTGTGCTCATCGGCACCATTCCGAGCAAGACCGCATCCAACTTCAAATACAACTCGCAAACAGGAAATCTCGTGTTCTCCGCCTACGTATATCCCGATGGCAACTTGAGCACCGTTGCAGAACAGGATAAAGCATGGGAAGAGCGTGGAAACAGTGCCTATGTTTACGACGATACCTATGTCAGACATTGGGACGAGTGGCAGGGAAAGAAGGGGCCTCAGTTGTTCAGTGTTCAACTACAAAAAGGCGCGGACGGGGTTTGGTCCTTGAACGATGACTTCAAGAGTCCTTTGCAGGGAACGAAACAC TACAGCCCTGTTGAGCCATTCGGTGGAACCGATGATTTCGACGTGTCAACTACCCATATTGTCTATACCACGAAAGATCCCAAACTCCCCGAGGCATGGCACACTAAACAAGAT GTTTTCATTGTGCCCATTAGCGGTGGAGAGAAACCAACCGAGCTGACTTCTGGCAAGCAAGGTGCCACCCATAGTCCCGTATTTAACACTCAAGGTACAAAGGTTGCTTGGTTGGAGCTTGACAGGGATGGCCACGAATCAGACCG CCATAAGATTGTCATCTACGACCTCGAAAAGCAAGTCCGTTTCACAATTACACAAGAGTGGGACAGATCTGCCAGTGCCCTTAGT TTCTCCAAAGACGATGACTTCCTTTACTTCACTGCTGGAGATGAAGCTAAAGTCAAGATTTTTGCTATTCCTGTACCCCCCACACCTTCGGAGTCTACAACTCATCCCAAGCTCGACAAATCTATTACTCCCGTGGCCATCACTCATGCAAAAGCAGCGTCAGGTTTGCAGACCCTTCCTGGAGGAAAGGTTTTGTTCAGCCAGTCGTCGTTCACATCCCCGAACGACGCCTACATTGCAAGCGGTCTCAAGAGTTTCGAAACTGCCCTTTTGGCTGGCGATAGAACAGCAGCCGATACCGAGATTAAAATTCACAAAATCACCGGCTTCACGGAGGAGGATCTCAAGAACAAAAACCTTGACAAAGGCGAAGAATTTTGGTTCAAGGGTGCTCTTGACAAGGATGTCCAAGGATGGGCATTAAAACCCAAAGGATGGCAAGCTGGTGATAAGAAGAAGTGGCCCGGCCTTTTGCTTATCCACGGAG GTCCGGAAAGTGCTTGGGAAGACCAATGGTCGACTAGATGGAATCCAAACA TTTTTGCGCAGCAAGGATACTTCGTGCTCATGATCAACCCAACTGGGAGTACAACTTTCGGTCAAG AATTTACCGACGCCATTGCTGGAGACTGGGGAGGGAAACCATTTGTTGACTTGATTAAGGGCTGGAACCACGCTCTGAAAACATTCCCCGAG ATTGATCCAGATCGTGCTGTTGCTGCCGGTGCCAGTTGGGGTGGTTATGCTATCAA CTGGATTCAAAGCAATCCAGAATTCGGATTTAACTTCAAG GCCCTTGTCTGCCACGATGGT GTTTTCGATGCGGCTTACAATGGATTTTCGACTGACGAGCTCTTCTTT TTCAATCATGAATGGAAAGGCCGTCCTTGGGATCCCGAATCCATTGCCCTAGCTAAGAA ATACAACCCAGCGAATTTTGTCCACAAGTGGTCGACTCCTCAGCTTACGTTCCATGGGAGCAAAGACTTCCGCATTCCTGAGACCGAGGGTATAGCTGCTTTTCACACCTTGCAACA GCTTGGGGTTCCTAGTCGATTGGTCATCTTCCCTGATGAGAATCATTGGGTCTTAAATCATGGAAATAG CCTGAAATGGCACTACGAGGTCCTCAGGTGGTTTGACAAATTTGTTGGAGACAACTGA
- a CDS encoding mRNA turnover protein 4-like protein (mRNA turnover protein 4 homolog), with amino-acid sequence MPRSKRSKLVSLTKVSKKTKEHKNAMMAELQSNAEKWRYCWLFEVGSMRNAHLKTVRKLWKDTARMFFGRGAVMAKALGTTAAEEHRLGLSKLASQIKGQVGLFFTDSEPQEVIEWFADFQQPDFARAGNRATRTVIIPVGPVMRHHSDPPEPFPHNEDPQLRKLGLTTSMVKGVPTLTAPHKLCEKGKILTSEQAQLLKLTGLKTVTFRVGLLARWDSATGEVVQIEGGGIPVEEKDPEGSDNEDDAEMSE; translated from the exons ATGCCGAGGTCAAAACGCTCAAAACTTG TTTCTCTGACGAAAGTCTCCAAAAAGACGAAGGAGCACAAAAATGCCATGATGGCCGAG CTACAATCTAACGCCGAAAAGTGGCGGTATTGCTGGCTTTTCGAGGTGGGGTCGATGCGAAATGCGCATCTCAAGACCGTCAGGAAACTATGGAAGGA TACTGCCAGAATGTTTTTCGGTCGGGGAGCGGTAATGGCGAAGGCGTTAGGCACCACAGCAGCGGAGGAGCATAGACTTGGCTTATCGAAGCTCGCTTCG CAAATAAAAGGCCAGGTTGGTCTGTTTTTCACAGACTCAGAGCCACAGGAAGTTATCGAGTGGTTCGCTGACTTCCAACAACCCGACTTTGCTCGAGCTGGTAACAGAGCGACTCGTACTGTGATTATACCAGTGGGACCAGTAATGAGACACCACTCCGATCCCCCAGAACCTTTCCCTCATAATGAAGACCCTCAACTACGGAAGCTTGGTTTGACGACCTCGATGGTAAAGGGAGTACCCACGTTAACCGCTCCCCACAAACTATGTGAAAAGGGCAAAATCTTGACCAGCGAACAAGCCCAATTGCTAAAATTGACTGGTTTGAAAACCGTCACCTTCCGAGTAGGCCTCCTTGCTCGCTGGGATTCGGCCACAGGCGAGGTGGTTCAGATTGAAGGTGGAGGGATTCCGGTAGAGGAGAAAGACCCCGAGGGTTCAGATAATGAGGACGACGCTGAGATGAGTGAATAA
- a CDS encoding deoxyhypusine hydroxylase, translated as MAVSVSPSELQNLQDCLLNKSGDVALHTRFRALFTLKSLKSEDAVEIIAKGFKDPSALLKHELAYCLGQIKKISALPTLESVLRDSSEDPMVRHEAAEAMGAISDPTSLPILKEFLTDSERSVRETCEIAVAKIEWDNSEEGKRHHERLNESSPLYTSVDPAPPSSGLLAGAPKPEAISKDTIETLRKELVNTSLPLFQRYRAMFALRNIGTPAAVDALASGFSDESALFKHEIAFIFGQLLSPHSVPSLLKVLQNAQESDMVRHEAAEALGGIATPEVLPHLREWMDREDAPRVVRESCQVAIDMWEHENSGEFQYANALTSTPVTVT; from the exons ATGGCGGTTTCTGTCTCCCCATCCGAGCTTCAAAATCTCCAAGATTGCCTGCTCAACAAATCTGGAGATGTCGCTTTACATACACGTTTCAGGGCCTTGTTTACCCTCAAGTCATTAAAATCAGAAGATGCAGTGGAGATCATCGCGAAAG GCTTTAAGGATCCTTCAGCTCTTTTGAAACATGAACTAGCTTATTGCTTAGGGCAAATTAAGAAGATTTCGGCCCTCCCTACACTTGAATCTGTGCTCAGGGATTCCTCTGAAGACCCTATGGTCCGGCATGAG GCTGCCGAAGCCATGGGAGCTATCTCAGATCCAACGTCGCTCCCAATTCTCAAAGAGTTCCTGACTGACTCTGAGAGGAGCGTCAGGGAGACCTGCGAGATCGCCGTAGCAAAGATCGAATGGGATAACTCTGAGGAAGGAAAAAGGCACCATGAAAGGTTGAATGAATCTTCTCC TTTATATACCTCTGTTGatcctgctcctccttcaTCTGGTCTTCTGGCGGGTGCACCAAAACCAGAGGCTATCTCTAAAGATACAATCGAAACTCTCAGAAAAGAACTCGTTAACACAAGCCTTCCACTTTTTCAAAGATATCGTGCTATGTTTGCTCTCCGAAATATTGGCACCCCAGCAGCTGTCGATGCGCTTGCCTCTGGGTTCTCTGACGAAAGTGCCCTCTTCAA GCATGAAATTGCATTTATTTTCGGACAACTTCTCTCACCACACTCAGTACCTTCGCTCTTGAAGGTTCTGCAAAATGCACAAGAGTCTGATATGGTCCGCCATGAGGCAGCTGAGGCCCTTGGCGGTATTGCTACACCTGAGGTTCTACCTCATCTTCGTGAGTGGATGGACAGGGAAGACGCACCAAGAGTTGTGCGTGAGAGCTGTCAGGTTGCTATTGATATGTGGGAG CACGAAAATTCTGGTGAATTTCAATATGCGAATGCCCTTACCTCCACCCCAGTCACTGTTACATGA